From Arcobacter sp. CECT 8986, a single genomic window includes:
- the ilvN gene encoding acetolactate synthase small subunit has protein sequence MNNFNHYYDSETIRQVISVIVINEHNALSRIVGLFSARGYNIDSLTVAPITGSEYSRMTIVTTGDKRVIDQIVKQLNKLIPVLKVNEHKSVIEKETVLIKIPINQPISDVEVIARAYNGHIQNVTDDAIVISATDEPHRIANFTNIMINRFNPLEIVKSGVVAMER, from the coding sequence ATGAATAATTTTAATCATTATTATGATAGTGAAACAATAAGACAAGTAATTTCTGTTATTGTTATAAATGAACACAATGCACTTTCAAGAATTGTAGGACTTTTTTCTGCACGTGGATATAATATTGATTCTTTAACAGTAGCTCCTATTACCGGTAGTGAGTACTCTAGAATGACAATTGTTACAACTGGTGATAAAAGAGTAATTGATCAAATTGTAAAACAATTAAATAAATTAATTCCTGTTTTAAAAGTAAATGAGCATAAAAGTGTTATTGAAAAAGAGACAGTTTTAATAAAAATACCAATTAATCAACCAATAAGTGATGTTGAAGTAATTGCAAGAGCATATAATGGACATATTCAAAATGTTACTGATGATGCAATTGTTATTTCTGCGACAGATGAACCACATAGAATTGCAAATTTTACAAATATAATGATTAATAGATTCAACCCACTTGAAATAGTTAAAAGTGGT
- a CDS encoding Ppx/GppA phosphatase family protein gives MEKVVAIDLGSNSFRVLVYDCLNFKTIGEYNQVVGMADKLVETGEISKEALTRVVNAINESSQKLGYDPKDAVCVTTAAMRMASNSTEVLSYFYEKTGAKFNIIDGEEEARLTLLAVKYALKRENLNSDNFILLDIGGGSTELIVNTKDKYFARSFNFGIVTLTQKYSNYEDLIDDLEKKKIDIRNFLNELDISEDITKFNFVATAGTPTTIAAIKLGQDFFHYDKDQVNGTKVKLTDLQDCLDIFKNSNENEILQLVGKGRVEFIEVGVYIYRAIFEVLNKKESIVLDDGLREGVAINQCLIN, from the coding sequence ATGGAAAAAGTTGTTGCAATAGATTTAGGCTCAAACTCATTTAGAGTTTTAGTCTATGATTGTTTAAATTTTAAAACTATAGGTGAATATAACCAAGTAGTTGGAATGGCTGATAAGCTAGTAGAGACTGGTGAGATATCTAAAGAGGCTTTAACAAGAGTTGTAAATGCAATAAATGAATCTAGTCAAAAATTAGGTTATGACCCAAAAGATGCAGTTTGTGTAACAACTGCAGCTATGAGAATGGCAAGTAATTCTACTGAAGTTTTATCATATTTTTATGAAAAAACTGGTGCAAAATTTAATATTATTGATGGTGAAGAAGAAGCAAGACTTACTTTACTTGCAGTTAAATATGCATTAAAAAGAGAAAATTTAAACTCTGATAATTTTATTTTACTTGATATTGGTGGGGGTTCTACTGAACTTATAGTAAATACAAAAGACAAATACTTTGCAAGAAGTTTTAATTTTGGTATTGTAACTTTAACTCAAAAATATTCAAACTATGAAGATTTAATTGATGATTTAGAAAAAAAGAAAATTGATATTAGAAATTTTCTAAATGAGTTAGATATAAGTGAAGATATAACAAAATTTAATTTTGTTGCAACTGCAGGAACACCAACTACAATTGCTGCAATTAAGTTAGGACAAGACTTCTTTCATTATGATAAAGACCAAGTAAATGGAACAAAAGTTAAACTAACAGATTTACAAGATTGTTTAGATATATTTAAAAACTCAAATGAAAATGAAATTTTACAGCTTGTTGGTAAAGGAAGAGTAGAGTTCATCGAAGTTGGAGTATATATTTATAGAGCAATTTTTGAAGTTTTAAATAAAAAAGAATCAATTGTTTTAGATGATGGTTTAAGAGAGGGTGTAGCTATTAATCAATGTTTAATAAACTAA
- a CDS encoding CDP-alcohol phosphatidyltransferase family protein: MSFLFNKNNHFNLANTVTFFNIISGVMSIYFLTHDQFFGAALFAWLAGGFDILDGKIARKYNLSTDFGVQLDSYADFLSFVIVPTMFIYFAIIDGKELVLYTPLVAFAFIYYVISGLRRLIQFNLNADVGEVEKFFTGVPTPLGAILLWAMYLIWLTGFVSEEVVLVAMIVIGYLLNSKIKIPHL; this comes from the coding sequence TTGAGTTTTTTATTTAATAAAAACAATCATTTTAATTTAGCTAATACAGTAACTTTTTTTAATATTATTTCAGGTGTTATGTCAATTTATTTTTTAACACATGATCAATTTTTTGGTGCAGCATTATTCGCATGGCTTGCAGGTGGTTTTGATATTTTAGATGGGAAAATAGCAAGAAAATATAATCTTTCAACAGATTTTGGAGTACAATTAGACTCATATGCGGACTTTTTATCTTTTGTAATTGTTCCAACAATGTTTATCTACTTTGCAATTATAGATGGTAAAGAGTTAGTTCTTTATACTCCATTAGTTGCTTTTGCATTTATCTATTATGTTATTTCTGGATTGAGAAGATTAATTCAGTTTAATTTAAATGCTGATGTTGGAGAAGTAGAAAAATTCTTTACAGGTGTTCCAACTCCTCTTGGTGCAATATTACTTTGGGCAATGTATCTTATTTGGTTAACAGGTTTTGTTTCTGAAGAAGTTGTTTTAGTTGCAATGATTGTAATAGGTTATTTATTAAATTCAAAAATTAAAATTCCTCATTTATAA
- a CDS encoding acetolactate synthase large subunit, with amino-acid sequence MKITGAKMVIESLHEERVDTVFGYPGGAIMNVYDEIYKQNYFEHILNRHEQASIHAAEGYARSTGKVGVAIVTSGPGFTNAVTGLATAYMDSIPLVVISGQVPTAIIGTDGFQEIDAVGISRPCTKHNYLVNKIEDLPRIIKEAFHIARTGRPGPVHIDIPKDITAEVGNFEYPKEVNLPTYKPTVNYNKRQLKKAMIAISKAKKPLLYVGGGAILANCGHEIREFAKKTNIPVVETLMARGVMGHDNPLLMGMLGMHGEFSANMAAYETDLLISLGARFDDRVTGRLDEFASKAKVIHVDVDPASIEKLVKANYPIVGDLKVTVDGMLESLKDMELNDYSNWVALLKEYREKEPLRYIDSNTVIKPQWPIERVGKILGNKAIISTDVGQHQMWTAQFYPFSFPRQFITSGGLGTMGFGLPAAIGVAKGNPDKVSINFSGDGSILMNIQELMTCVQSNLPVINIVLNNNYLGMVRQWQTMFYENRLSETDLSIQPDFKMLVESFGGLGYRVTTKEEFDAALKDAVDKKRPAMIEVIVERNEEVLPMVPNGHALNEMTLIGDLNE; translated from the coding sequence ATGAAAATAACTGGCGCAAAGATGGTTATTGAATCATTGCATGAAGAAAGGGTAGACACAGTATTTGGATATCCTGGAGGCGCTATAATGAATGTTTATGATGAAATATACAAACAAAATTATTTTGAGCATATTTTAAATAGACATGAACAAGCATCTATACACGCAGCAGAAGGTTACGCAAGATCAACAGGTAAAGTTGGTGTTGCAATAGTTACAAGTGGACCAGGTTTTACTAACGCGGTGACTGGTTTAGCAACTGCATATATGGATTCTATTCCCCTCGTCGTTATTTCAGGTCAAGTACCAACAGCAATTATAGGAACTGATGGTTTTCAAGAAATTGATGCTGTTGGTATCTCAAGACCTTGTACAAAACATAATTACTTAGTAAATAAAATTGAAGATTTACCAAGAATAATAAAAGAAGCATTTCATATTGCAAGAACTGGAAGACCAGGGCCTGTACATATTGATATACCAAAAGATATTACAGCAGAAGTAGGAAATTTTGAGTATCCAAAAGAGGTAAATCTTCCAACATATAAGCCTACAGTTAACTATAATAAAAGACAATTGAAAAAAGCTATGATTGCTATTTCAAAAGCTAAAAAACCACTACTATATGTAGGTGGTGGAGCAATTTTAGCAAATTGTGGTCATGAGATTAGAGAGTTTGCTAAAAAAACAAATATACCTGTTGTTGAAACATTAATGGCAAGAGGTGTTATGGGACATGACAATCCATTATTAATGGGTATGCTTGGAATGCATGGTGAATTTTCAGCAAATATGGCAGCATATGAAACAGATTTATTAATTTCTCTTGGAGCAAGATTTGATGATAGGGTAACTGGAAGACTAGATGAGTTTGCATCAAAAGCAAAAGTTATTCATGTTGATGTGGATCCAGCTTCTATTGAAAAGCTTGTTAAAGCAAATTATCCAATTGTTGGAGATTTAAAAGTAACTGTTGATGGTATGTTAGAATCTTTAAAAGATATGGAACTTAATGATTATTCAAATTGGGTTGCATTACTTAAAGAGTATAGAGAAAAAGAACCATTAAGATATATTGATTCAAATACAGTTATAAAACCACAATGGCCTATTGAAAGAGTTGGTAAGATTTTAGGAAATAAAGCGATTATTTCAACAGATGTTGGTCAACATCAAATGTGGACAGCACAATTTTATCCATTCTCTTTTCCAAGACAGTTTATAACAAGTGGTGGTTTAGGAACAATGGGATTTGGTCTTCCTGCTGCAATTGGAGTAGCAAAAGGTAACCCTGATAAAGTTTCTATTAACTTCTCTGGTGATGGTTCAATCTTGATGAATATTCAAGAGCTTATGACTTGTGTTCAATCAAATCTACCAGTTATAAATATTGTTTTAAATAACAACTATTTAGGAATGGTAAGACAATGGCAAACAATGTTCTATGAAAATAGATTATCTGAAACAGATCTTTCTATTCAACCAGATTTTAAAATGCTTGTAGAATCTTTTGGAGGACTTGGTTATAGAGTTACAACAAAAGAAGAGTTTGATGCAGCACTTAAAGATGCTGTTGATAAAAAAAGACCTGCAATGATTGAAGTTATTGTAGAGAGAAATGAAGAGGTATTACCAATGGTACCAAATGGTCATGCTTTAAATGAGATGACTTTAATAGGAGATTTAAATGAATAA